A single region of the Paramicrobacterium fandaimingii genome encodes:
- a CDS encoding MDR family oxidoreductase — MTFRGWWIEKSEDSEGNARQSARLTDLELDMLGEGDTVVNVAASSINYKDALALTGGSGIVHTWPLVPGIDVVGTVRSSDSGRWMPGDHVLQNGAGLGENKHGGLAEVARVDGDQLVGVPQRFTPTQAAAIGTAGFTAMLAVLAIEKHGVTPSDGPVLVTGAAGGVGSVTIALLGHLGYEVVASTSRGDTEGEYLRHLGASRILDRHELSEQAGKPLQSQSWSAVADAVGSTTLANALAQTRYGGIVTACGLAQGADLPATVVPFILRGITLAGINSVDAPHELREEAWTRLAQNLDTDLLDEMTEVYALADARSVADQVLASTIRGRAVIDVTQ; from the coding sequence ATGACATTTCGCGGATGGTGGATTGAGAAGTCCGAGGATTCCGAGGGAAACGCTCGGCAGAGCGCTCGGCTGACCGACCTCGAGCTCGACATGCTGGGTGAGGGAGACACGGTGGTGAACGTCGCGGCCTCGAGCATCAACTACAAAGACGCGCTCGCTCTGACCGGCGGTTCGGGCATCGTGCACACCTGGCCGCTCGTGCCCGGCATTGACGTCGTGGGAACGGTTCGCTCATCAGACTCGGGCAGGTGGATGCCGGGAGATCACGTGCTGCAGAACGGAGCGGGCCTCGGCGAGAACAAACACGGCGGGCTCGCCGAAGTCGCCCGGGTCGACGGCGATCAGCTTGTCGGCGTTCCTCAACGCTTCACTCCAACACAGGCCGCGGCAATCGGAACCGCTGGTTTCACCGCGATGCTCGCCGTTCTCGCGATCGAGAAGCATGGCGTCACTCCAAGCGATGGTCCGGTTCTGGTCACCGGCGCGGCGGGCGGCGTTGGGTCTGTGACGATCGCACTGCTGGGGCATCTCGGGTACGAGGTTGTCGCATCGACCAGTCGAGGTGACACCGAGGGAGAGTACCTGCGTCACCTCGGCGCCTCGCGCATTCTCGACCGCCACGAGCTCAGCGAACAGGCTGGCAAACCGCTGCAGTCGCAGAGCTGGTCGGCCGTTGCGGATGCCGTCGGCAGCACCACTCTCGCGAATGCGTTGGCTCAGACCCGCTACGGCGGCATCGTCACGGCGTGCGGCCTCGCGCAGGGAGCCGATCTGCCCGCCACCGTCGTGCCGTTCATACTGCGTGGCATCACCCTCGCCGGGATCAACTCGGTGGATGCCCCGCATGAGCTGCGAGAAGAGGCCTGGACGCGACTGGCGCAGAACCTCGATACGGACCTGCTTGACGAGATGACCGAGGTCTATGCGCTCGCTGATGCGCGTTCGGTTGCCGACCAGGTGCTCGCCAGCACCATTCGCGGCCGTGCCGTCATTGACGTGACCCAATAG
- a CDS encoding ABC transporter permease, whose protein sequence is MSTLIAATRAEFAKVFTTRIWWILLIILAAYVALLSGGLGLIFGATSEGLLGASAGAEQMPTDGLAPTIYSTATSIGYVFPFLLGALATTGEFRHQTLTPTFLATPKRGIVLSAKAIALFFLGAGFGVVAIACAVGAGSAALAGFDIDTALDSSDTWAMIARSVLAMALWAALGVGLGSIIPNQVATIVIVLAFTQFVEPILRSIGALADWIGQVTKWLPGAASDALVGSSFYAVMGTDGTALEWWAGGAVLLGIALVVTVLGWLITWRHDVT, encoded by the coding sequence ATGAGCACGCTCATCGCCGCAACGCGTGCCGAATTCGCGAAGGTGTTCACAACGCGCATCTGGTGGATTCTGCTCATCATTCTCGCCGCATACGTCGCCCTGCTCTCGGGCGGCCTCGGACTGATCTTCGGCGCAACCTCCGAGGGGCTGCTCGGAGCCTCAGCCGGCGCCGAGCAGATGCCGACAGACGGGCTCGCGCCAACGATCTACAGCACGGCGACGAGCATCGGGTATGTTTTCCCATTCCTGCTCGGCGCTCTTGCAACGACGGGCGAATTTCGCCATCAGACGCTGACACCGACCTTTCTCGCCACGCCGAAACGCGGCATCGTGCTGTCTGCGAAAGCCATCGCTCTCTTCTTCCTCGGCGCTGGGTTCGGCGTCGTCGCCATCGCCTGCGCCGTCGGTGCCGGGTCGGCGGCTCTTGCCGGATTCGACATCGACACCGCACTCGACTCGTCAGACACCTGGGCGATGATCGCTCGGTCTGTTCTCGCAATGGCCCTCTGGGCCGCTCTCGGTGTCGGACTCGGATCGATCATTCCAAACCAGGTTGCAACGATCGTCATCGTGCTCGCGTTCACGCAGTTCGTCGAGCCGATCCTTCGATCGATCGGCGCTCTCGCCGATTGGATCGGCCAGGTCACCAAGTGGCTGCCCGGCGCCGCGAGCGACGCACTCGTGGGCTCGAGCTTCTATGCGGTCATGGGAACGGACGGCACGGCGCTGGAGTGGTGGGCTGGCGGTGCGGTTCTTCTCGGAATCGCCCTCGTCGTCACCGTTCTCGGGTGGCTCATCACCTGGCGACACGATGTCACCTGA
- a CDS encoding ABC transporter ATP-binding protein → MSDAEVTIEFAGLTKTFGGFTAVGDVSFAVKPGRVTGFLGPNGAGKTTSLRTLLGLVNPTSGSATFGGRRYRELSSPLTTVGAALEAASFHPGRSARHHLEIYARAAGLPLKRAREVLTLVGLDSFVDKRVGGYSLGMRQRLGLAYAMLGDPRVLVLDEPVNGLDPEGIKWMRELLRNLASEGRTVLISSHLLSEVQQTVDDVVIISKGQIVHEGTLADLDTGDQLRVHVDSPDRAALGAALESAGFAFETSRSGFIVSDVEPGAVGHAAFVSGVELDTLQRKASGLEDRFLSIVGGGDVS, encoded by the coding sequence GTGAGCGATGCCGAAGTGACCATCGAGTTTGCCGGCCTCACAAAGACCTTCGGCGGGTTCACTGCCGTGGGCGACGTGTCATTCGCCGTAAAGCCGGGGCGCGTGACGGGGTTTCTCGGCCCAAACGGCGCAGGAAAGACCACGAGTCTTCGCACGCTGCTCGGTCTTGTTAATCCGACGAGCGGATCGGCAACATTTGGTGGCAGACGGTACCGCGAACTGTCATCTCCCCTCACCACCGTCGGCGCCGCTCTTGAAGCGGCGAGCTTTCACCCGGGGCGCTCCGCGCGCCACCATCTTGAGATCTACGCGCGGGCGGCAGGGCTGCCTCTGAAGCGCGCCCGCGAAGTGCTCACCCTCGTTGGCCTCGACTCCTTCGTCGACAAGCGCGTTGGCGGCTATTCGCTGGGAATGCGGCAGCGCCTCGGCCTGGCGTACGCGATGCTCGGTGACCCCCGCGTTCTCGTGCTCGACGAACCTGTCAACGGCCTCGACCCCGAGGGTATCAAGTGGATGCGCGAGCTGCTGCGCAATCTCGCGTCGGAGGGGCGCACCGTGCTCATCTCGTCACACCTCCTGAGCGAGGTTCAGCAGACGGTCGACGACGTCGTGATCATCTCCAAGGGACAGATCGTGCACGAGGGAACCCTCGCCGACCTCGACACGGGCGACCAACTTCGCGTTCACGTCGACTCCCCCGACCGCGCCGCGCTCGGAGCGGCTCTCGAATCGGCGGGTTTCGCCTTCGAGACGAGCCGCTCCGGTTTCATCGTGAGCGATGTCGAGCCGGGTGCCGTCGGGCACGCGGCGTTCGTCTCCGGAGTCGAGCTCGACACTCTGCAGCGCAAGGCATCGGGCCTCGAAGACAGATTCCTGTCGATCGTCGGAGGGGGTGATGTGTCATGA
- a CDS encoding rhodanese-related sulfurtransferase yields MAIPKILLYYVFTPLADPDAIRLWQRDLCESLNLRGRILVSKDGINGTVGGELNNVKRYLRKTREYPAFATMDAKWSEGTSLDDTGASLDFPKLSVRVRDEIVSFGAPDELEVNESGVVGGGSHLSPEQVNKLVAERGDDVVFFDGRNAFEAEIGRFKDAVIPNVDNTREFVDVLDSGAYDHLKGKPVVTYCTGGIRCEVLSSLMRSRGFDEVYQLDGGIVRYGEQFGDDGLWEGSLYVFDKRMKLEFSDHAAVIGTCAVCGTSTSSMQNCADASCRTQLVVCRDHAASNPLCEVHALHSSSSLSVRSSPSFGAKSASLPDS; encoded by the coding sequence GTGGCCATTCCGAAGATCCTGCTCTATTACGTCTTCACCCCACTCGCCGATCCCGACGCGATCCGGCTGTGGCAACGAGACCTCTGCGAGTCGCTGAACCTGCGCGGGCGCATCCTCGTTTCGAAAGACGGCATCAACGGAACCGTCGGCGGCGAGCTGAACAACGTCAAGCGGTACCTGCGCAAGACACGTGAGTACCCAGCATTCGCGACAATGGACGCCAAGTGGTCGGAGGGCACCTCTCTCGACGACACGGGCGCAAGCCTCGACTTCCCCAAGCTCAGCGTCAGAGTGCGCGACGAGATCGTCTCGTTCGGTGCGCCAGACGAACTCGAGGTGAACGAATCGGGCGTTGTCGGCGGCGGCTCGCATCTGAGCCCCGAGCAGGTGAACAAACTCGTCGCCGAGCGCGGCGACGACGTTGTGTTCTTTGACGGACGCAATGCATTCGAGGCGGAGATCGGGCGGTTCAAGGACGCTGTGATTCCCAACGTCGACAACACGCGTGAGTTCGTCGACGTTCTCGACTCCGGGGCGTACGACCATCTCAAGGGCAAGCCCGTCGTCACGTATTGCACGGGCGGCATTCGCTGCGAAGTGCTCTCAAGCCTCATGCGCTCCCGCGGGTTCGACGAGGTCTACCAGCTCGACGGCGGCATCGTTCGCTACGGCGAGCAGTTCGGCGACGACGGGCTGTGGGAGGGCTCCCTCTACGTCTTTGACAAGCGCATGAAGCTCGAGTTCTCAGACCATGCTGCCGTCATCGGCACGTGCGCCGTGTGCGGAACGTCAACGAGCAGCATGCAGAATTGCGCGGATGCTTCGTGCAGAACGCAGCTTGTCGTGTGCCGCGATCACGCGGCATCAAACCCCCTGTGCGAGGTGCACGCGCTTCACTCGTCGTCGTCGCTCTCGGTCAGGTCTTCGCCATCATTCGGGGCGAAATCTGCGTCGCTCCCCGACTCATAG
- a CDS encoding DUF1772 domain-containing protein, translated as MSDYALGAAIVLSGSLVGIEFCVAVFINPILDRLPGVGGLSARADAARVLGRIMPFWYIATVLTGGVSTALLWASASGTLAAIATVLFASTIVLAVTVLVPINNRVGRWSHGDHPEDWREQVGKWDRWHYLRVVIVIAGFVLLIAAALIPTA; from the coding sequence ATGTCGGATTACGCTCTCGGCGCCGCGATCGTTCTGTCAGGAAGTCTCGTCGGCATCGAATTCTGCGTCGCCGTCTTCATCAACCCCATCCTCGACAGGCTTCCGGGAGTTGGCGGCCTGTCGGCACGCGCCGACGCGGCGAGGGTGCTCGGCAGAATCATGCCGTTCTGGTACATCGCCACCGTGCTCACCGGCGGTGTCTCCACCGCGCTGCTGTGGGCGAGCGCATCCGGAACCCTCGCCGCGATCGCAACCGTTCTCTTCGCGTCGACGATCGTTCTCGCCGTCACGGTGCTCGTGCCGATCAACAACCGCGTCGGCCGCTGGTCACACGGCGATCACCCCGAGGATTGGCGCGAGCAGGTAGGCAAATGGGACCGCTGGCATTACCTGCGCGTCGTGATCGTGATTGCCGGCTTCGTGTTGCTGATTGCGGCGGCTCTCATACCCACGGCCTAG